The region tatatatttaagtatttaattatgaatgtgtttaattaaataaaaataaattaaaaatattgaactaTACTTTtgctaaataataaaataatgaatagTAAATAGGTGTTCAAATAATAAATCATCTAATATAATGACAGAGGGGATTTTAGTGTCACTTGTTTTAAAACAAGTGATACATTGGAGATGAAATGTCACTTGTTTTAAAACAAGTGACGTGCATTGGAGATGGCCTAAGTTCCACCTTTTGATTAATCCATTAACTAGTTTCAAAATGCACAAACATTAAGTAATCTTATGTTCAAATAgtgattcattttttttataaatactaaaagGATTTCTTtgcaatagaaaataataaattaagagtgGTAACTCATATACGCAATTCGTAAAACAAATCGGATCtatatatagatataaaaaaaatgaaaattattattattaaataattatatttaatattaaattcaaacataatatgtttaaaataaaaactatagaGATGATACATAAACACatttaaatgttaattaatcgacctatttaagtaatatatttGAATCTGtttaataacttaaaatatatttagtttagaataaaataaaactattacTATCTAACATCAAAACTAtgtacaatataaaatattttaaaattatgaaaaaaaatatttttaatgtatCTAAACAAATTTAGCGTATAAAATCCAATCAAACTGCTTATAACACAACAATCAAAATTCGCATTGTTCAATCATTATAGAGATTATTCTTCAGTcgaaatttatcaaataataatttttgataagATAAAAATTTGTATCCTTATTTTTCTACCAATTTCACTCGAAATACTCTTCCATAcccaacttttttttctttttccctcCTTCCACTCATATTCTCCTCAATGATTAGaaactttaaaaatttcaaattacaCTTCCCTTCCTTGGAATTAAGAAACCAAGTAAGTATGAATCTCACTAGCTCCAACACAACACACAAATAACCGAAACCATTTTAGGCCATGACCTAAAACATAGCCAcatttttattatgattaacAACCAGATTTACTCATTATTACTAGCCACGCAATACAGCAACTCAAACTAAGGTGTACCACATTGAAATTCAAATAGAAACGCTTGCTTGGACTAGAAGTAAACTATAAACCCTAAACCATTACCCTAATACATAACCCACAACAAAATGATCATATATCGTTCTCGTTGAACCTCGCAGCTGCAATGATTGTTTCTGCTACACCACCCGAATACATGCTCAGATTCGGACTGTTCCTTAGCTCAGCACTCGCCACTCCCTCAGCATCCGCTCTTGTCACCACCTTATCCGCCGCCAAATTTGCGCTCGCACCCTGCATATGGATCCTTGCACATTAGTACAATCACTGATCACGTTTTCTGAGATGCAAAACTAAGGAACTAAGGTACCGTAAGGATGTCCGTGAGTTTAACTTTGTCCTCATCGCGGTTTTCTGTTGCATTGCAAGAAGCTGCAGACTGAGCCGTGGCTGCGAGTCCGCCTGGGATGATCACATTGCTGCCGGTTGCTCTGACCTCGGCAGCCTGAATAGCCGCAGCATCGCTCTGGTCTACTGGCTTGTTACCAGCTGTATGTGCTGCTGCTTCTAGTGCTTCTCCTATTGTAATTACATTCTGCACAGTCCCTGCTGTCAGGCCGACCGCCCCTGGACTAGGTTGTACAGATTGCCCAACAATCTCCAACAAACATCAACACCATTAGTTCCATATCCAATGACACTCATTCAGAGAAAATTACATATCATATATcctattaaattaaatagaaataaattacCATATTTTGCAATTTCCAAATAAATTTGTATctttagtataaaaaaatcaccaattgaaaatttaaaccacaaatattgatattaatttatgtttcgaattgcaaaaaatcatattaaactcataaattaaccctaaattaaaaaaccacattaaattgtaaattaatcCTAAATAAAACTCCTGAAATAAATTACTTCCAATAATAGATAACATATATAGTAAAATTGTACTCTGAATTATAAATTGGGCAAAATTATACTGAAAATTATGAAGTGGGCAAAATTGctaaatataattgtttttccTC is a window of Mercurialis annua linkage group LG2, ddMerAnnu1.2, whole genome shotgun sequence DNA encoding:
- the LOC126670410 gene encoding late embryogenesis abundant protein D-34-like, which produces MSQEQPRRPQQDEDPIRYGDVFNVSGDLASKSIAPEDANLMQSAETMVFGQTQKGGVAAAMQSAATLNERAGIVGHRDATDATAQGVTVTETQVPGARIITEKVAGQIVGQSVQPSPGAVGLTAGTVQNVITIGEALEAAAHTAGNKPVDQSDAAAIQAAEVRATGSNVIIPGGLAATAQSAASCNATENRDEDKVKLTDILTGASANLAADKVVTRADAEGVASAELRNSPNLSMYSGGVAETIIAAARFNENDI